AAAATACCTATAATTAGTCACGTGAAATTAGTTAAAACAAACCTGAAAAAGTAGTAATTAAACTCAAAATTCAAGTTGATCAACGAAAATATTGGTAAATTTCAAACAGTTTCAACACTATTGGTTAGCCAAGTGTAAGCAGAATATATGAACGCAGAAAATTGGACATATAGACTACAAAGGTCACTACCTGTAAGTTCCCGCGCACTGCTATTGGTAAATCGTCATGCCCGCCAAGGACAACAAAGTCTATTGGAAGCAATTGATTTTCTTAAGAAACTCGGCTTTGATTTGATTGAAGAGTCAACAGAACACCCCAAACATCTTTCTGAAGTTATACTTCGCCATCAGCATGAAGTTGACTTGGTAATTATTGGCGGTGGAGATGGCACTCTGAATGCCGCAGTTGATGCTTTAGTAGAGACACAATTACCTTTGGGTATCTTACCTTTAGGAACAGCTAACGACTTGGCGAGAACTTTAAAAATTCCCAATTCTTTAAGCGAAGCTTGTAAAATAATTGCCTATGGAGATTTGCGACGCATTGACTTAGGCTTAGTGAACAACAAATACTTTTTTAATGTTGCTAGTTTGGGATTAAGCGTGAAGATTACCCAGCAACTTACTAAAGAAGTTAAACGCCGCTGGGGAATATTTGCTTATGCTGCTGCTGCATTGCAAGTAATTTGGAAATCTCGCCCCTTTAGTGCAGAAATTCGGATTAATGGTAAATCTTTTCGTGGGAAAACTTTACAAATTGCTGTAGGTAATGGTCGCTATTACGGTGGTGGTATGACGGTAGCTCCGGATGCGACAATTGATGATGAAAGGTTAGATCTCTATAGTTTAGAAATAGAACATTGGTGGCAAATTATACTTTTATTGCCTGCAATGCGAAAAGGGCAACACATTCATTGGCGGACTGTCCGTGCCTTGCAAGGACAGGAAATAGAGGTTTATACTCGTAAACCGCGTCCTATTAATACTGATGGTGAAATCACAACTTACACCCCTGCTCATTTTCAGGTTGTACCTAAGGCTATAGCTGTTTTAGTGCCACCAATTGAAACATTTTAGGAAACTCCAAGAAATAAATTATCTGGGTTGAAGTTGCTGACTGATGACTGATGACTGATGACTGTGAACAGTGGGATATTTTTTAGAATGGAAGTTGTTTAACCATTAAGTTGGGAATTTATCACTCACAAATTATACTAATTTTGGATTTGAGATTTGGGATTTGGGGTTAAATATCTTAATCTTAACCAAAAGTCTGTGATCTGAATCTTAAACAATACAGCAGTTTGCAAGTAAATCAAGTACAGATCTTAAATATGATAAATCTTGTGGGGTGGGCAGGAAAGCCCGCCCTTTTGTACCTCACTCAGATGAAATCTGCTGTATTACTGTTATAGTTTTAAAAACAACTAAGTTAAAATCAAATTACTATAGTTCCTGTAGTATGTTTGAGGTGCATATTTTCGGTATTATTTGTCACGAAAAATATGATTAAAGCGCCTAACACATCATACTTAAGATTTCTCAAGATATATCTACGCTCAAAGAAAAATTAGCATTTGCTATGATCTGGAATAGTTGTGGATGCATTTGTATTCATATTTGTATTGCTATGTTTAACTAAACCTGGTACTGAGGCAACTCACGCCAAATGCATCTAAGATTTTCTCAAGAAATTAAGTCCTTGCTGCAACGCCTCGCTGAACAGCATTTAACTCTGGGTGATATTCTGGCAGAGACTTCCGAACGCGGTTTTAGCTTGGTAATTGCATTATTAGTTTTGCCGTTTTTGTTTCCCATGCCGCCGGGATTAGCTGGCCCTTTTGGTGCTGCTTGCTTGGTATTGTCTATACAGATGGTTTTGGGCAGGCGATCGCCTTGGCTACCCAAAAAAATTGCCCGCTATCAATTTCCTCGTCCTTTTGCCCAATTCCTTTTAAAAAATCTGCAACGTCTCACCAGGATATTAGAGAAAATCACGCGTCATCGGTTGGCGAAAATAGCTAATAACCCTTTGACTTGGCGCATCAATGGACTTTGTATATCTTGGTTGACAATATTGCTAATGTCACCAGTTCCCTTTACCAATCCCTTTCCAACTGTAGGAATTCTACTGTTAGCAGTTGCAACCATCGAAGCTGACGGTTTGCTAATTTGCATTGGCTATATTCTCACTGCCTTAATTACCGCATTGTTTGGATTTATTGGTTATGCCCTTTGGTTAGCCCCCAGTTTGTTGCCATCTATATTTAAATAGGGAATTGGGAATGGGGCATGGGGTATTCTGATTTATTCATTCTTGCCGTGCTTCCCCTGGCTGATATCAAATACTCTTAATGTATTGGACTCTATGTAGATAAAATAAAAACCCCCAGCCAAAAAGCTGAGGGTTGTAAAATAATTTAGGGTGCATCTACTATACACCTATGCACTATATTTAGGGCTGCATCCGGAAGAATTGAAAAAAAGTCAGCACTCAGACAGTTTAACTTCAATAATCATAAAGCTAAAGCAAGCTACGCATAGCGGCGACCACAGGAGAAGGTCTTTGACAGTCATCTGTCATCTGTCAACACAATATTTTTGATGTGAAGTTTTTCAGCTTTGATCCATAAAATACTTCAAATTTTGACACTCACTGGGCACTTAGACAAAGTGCAATGCGTCACGATTAATCACCATGAATTATCACAAAACGATTAAAATGTGGCAGCTAATGTAGGAGAAAAGCGTGAAAAGACCGATTATTACCAAAATACTGATCACATCATTAGGTTTGATAACATTATTTGCCCCAAACCAAGCTTTTGCCCAAATAATACCACAACCGTGGGTTTCAGTTGGTGGAAACGAGGGTGATACAACCTATGCTGTAGGAGTGAGGGCTTTTAATTTGGGTGTTGAGGTGGGAAGTGGCCCTGATGGTGCTACTGGAGTAGATGTTCTGAAATTTGTGAGTTTACCAGTGATTTCACCTTATGTCGGACTTGGATATTACTCAGAAGATAAAGGTGTAGCAGTTTCAGGTGGTGTTCAAGTCAGCGCTACAGATAATTTTTTCATCGGTGCAGGTTACAATTCTGTTCGAGGATTTAACGGACAATTGGGAATAAAATTCTAATTTATTAGAGCGAGATACGGTTAATTGGATTTTTGAGTTAATATTTAATCAATTCCTCAGTTGATGCTTTTAGGCTATCTGAGGTTTTTTGCTTTTTAACATCTTGCTGCGATTTTATTACAGAGACACAAATTACCCTAGAATCCCTCTGATAGCATTTCACTAAAACCCTAATACATATAGATTTCCGGTAGGGTAGCACAGCTGTGCTACCCTACCACGGTCTTTGTATTACTCTGAAAATCCAACGTTATTAAGTCTATTTTGTCGCATCGCAGCAAATCATTTCAGAAAACTTCATGGCAATTAGCTTTAACAAGAATTTTAGCATATTTAGATGAAATCAGGCTGTAATTGTCTGTTATTAAGGTTTACTTAGTCCCCTTGAAGCCAGATATATTAATACTCTATTTAGTTATAAATTTAGGGCTAGTATTTATTGCATTGACACAAATGATCCCTTAAAGTATTAATATGAGCAAGGTCTAGTAATTTGATTTTTGAACGACAAGAGGGGGCAAAGTAGAAAGTAATTGTCTATTGACAAGCTACTTACCATCTTGCCAACACAATATTGATGTTATTTATTGAACAGGTATCTCCTTATGGAGCAAGGCTTAAGGTTACTCATTCAACTAGTACTAGAATTTGCACCTGTAATTGTATCTCTTATCCAAAATAGAACTGAAGACAGTTTAGCAACAACTAATTATCAATTTCCCCAAGTAATTCAAGAAGTTGCAAAAATAGTAAACAATACAATTAATACAAATAATACTTCAGCAGGATTTGAACAAGAAAAGCTCCTGCAACAGCAATTAGCAGTATATCACCGCGAGACACAATTACAAATCATAAAGCAAGAGAGAGATACAGCACTCAAGTTACCAGAAATTCATAAAATTCTTGATAGCTGGCCTTTAAGGCTATATCCTTCGCAAATTTTAGAGTTTCACAATAGTCATGGGCGTACACCGCTGAAAATTTTCCTTGCTCCTCCACAAGTACAGTTTGACCAATTTGACCACAGAAATGAAGGCACTTCTGAAATAGAGCTAATATTGGCTGAAGGTTTACGAGAGTTTGTGAATAAACATTACTCTTTCCAAAGTTCCATTAGACCAACAGAGTTATTAGCAGGAGCTTGGGATAGTAAACGTTTTCATAGTGAATCGAGTATCAAAGCTTTATTTGGGGCGTTGAAAACCGAGCCTGTTTTAATTTTAGAGTCGGAAAATGACGGAGATTATTTGAATTTCCGCATTGCTTATTGGGGTTTGGGACAGGAAAAATATTACTACAAAACTATCGCTCGTTTACCTTATAAAGAAATTGTTCAAGAATCTGCTAAAAATCGCGCTTTAGAGTGGAAAAAAATTAGAAATGAACTGCTAGCACTGGGCGAAGATTTAGAAGATATTAATCAACTGGGTAGAGATAATGTCTACAATTTGGCAATTTTAGAAAAGTCCCAAAAATGGCAAGACAAAGGTATTGATATTAGTAAGTTGTCCTTACAATATCAAGTTAATCATCAGGATTTTGAAAAGCTTTGCCAAGTATTAATCGCTTGTCACTGTCTGGTTGCTGCTTGGGTGGCGGATGCTTATCATCTAGTGCATTATGATGTGCCTCCTTTATTACCAGAGTTGCTACCGAGTATGCTCAAAGATGCGCTTGATTTGCCATCAGTACAAGTAATTGTTACAGGTTACAAGCAGGTTTACCAAGCTTTAGAAAAAGAGCGACGTTATTGGATTCCAGAGTTAGCTTTGCAATTAGCTCAGAGTTTATCTCATTTACCCGATCGCACTTGGGCACAAGAACAAATCGAATATTCGATATACACATGGTTGGAACTGCGTCAAGTCAGCTTCCAGGAATTTACCAGCCCCTTAGAAGCGATGCAATCAGCCATCAAAATAGAAGATGAGGAATATATCCACAAATTAAAAGATTATTTTACGGCAGTGGGTGATAGTCAAAGCGTTGGGGATGTTGAGAAACTGTTGAATGCGATCGCTAATATCAAATACAAACGCACCTTAGAATCTCCCAATCTCGGCTATACCTTGTATGTACATACCGACAAAGTTGCATCCGTCGCCATAAGTCCAGATGGACAGATTTTAGTTAGTGGGTGTGCAGACAAAACCATCAATCTCTGGAATCTTAACACCGGCAATCTCATCCGTACCCTCACAGGAGATTTAGGCGAAGTTTCATCTGTAGCAGTTAGTCCTGATGGCAATTTTCTTGCCGTTGGCAGTTGCGAACACCCTAAAAGTAATGTGCAAATCTGGCATTTGAAAACAGGCAAACTACTCCACACCCTCTTAGGGCATCAAAAACCGGTTAATGTCGTAGCAATTAGCCCAGATGGGCAGATTCTCGCTAGTGGTAGTAATAAAATTAAAATTTGGCATTTGCATAAAGGCGATCGCATTTGTACATTGTGGCATTCATCCGCCGTTCATGCCGTAGCCATCAGTCCCGATGCTAGCATCCTCGCCAGTGGTAGTTCTGACACCAAAATCAGGCTGTGGAATCCCAGCACCGGCGATCCGTTACGCACACTCAACGGTCACGACAAAGAGATCAAATCAATTGCCATGAGTCCTGATGGACAACTCCTCTTTAGTGGTAGTGCTGACACAACCATCAAAATTTGGCATTTAATTACAGGTAAACTTCTTTATACCTTAACTGGGCACCTAGACGAGGTGAAATCTTTAGCTGTTAGTCCCGATGGGCAAACCCTCTTTAGTGCTAGTGCTGACACAACCATCAAAATTTGGCGTATTTCCACAGGTGAACTGTTGCAAACCCTCAGCGGACATTCAGGAATAGTAACTTCTGTTGCCTTAAGTCCAGATGGTAAATTTCTCGCCAGCGGTAGTTCTGATAAAAGTATTAAGATGTGGCAAATCTTTGGACATTAAACAAGGTACTTCCAGAAAATAAATTATTCCGGTTGGAGTTGTTGACTGATGACTGATGATTAGACCTCTTGCAAAAGTCGCCTTTTCGCACTGTTCTCTGCGACTCTGCGACTCTGCGTGATACAAAAAAATATTTATGCAAGAGGTCTATTGATAACTGATGACTGTGAACAGTGGGATATTTTTTTACTTGGAAGTCTCCAAATGGATAGCGTTCAGCATTATCCATGATCTTGATTTTTAGCAGCTTGTAGCACTTTTAACATCGTATCTGCTGCTTCATCCGCATCATAGGGAGACCAGACCGGGTAAGACTGATCAGGCTTAATTAAATCCGTTTCTTGTTGGGCTAGTTCCGAGATTAAAACTTGCATGACATACAATTTGTCTGCACGACTCAGCCCTTGCAACATCGAAATCAGTTCTGCTGACACCATGAAAATACTTTGGTTAAGTCAGGTTTGCCTCTCTATTTTAGTTGCCCCTGCTCAAGAGCACCCCTGCTTCGCTGCCACTAGGAAGTTTATGCTAATGTTATTTTTTGACCTGCGTCTTGTACCTAAAGGTAGACTTATCTATTTACAAGTCATATCTAAAGGTAGAAAATAATGGTTAACTCAAATTAGGCAAATTTTTAGAGGGTGTTGATTCTCAAGAAGATTCTGCCTATTTATTCCTAGTGCAACCGAGGTCAGATGACGCAATCTTTAAACCAAGTCAAACAGTGGGAAAAACGTCGTGATGAAGCACACCGTTACTACCAACGGGGAAAATTTCAAGAATATCTCGACCTGGCGACCGAGAACTTAAAGTTAGCTAGAGCAATTTCAGATCGAGCAAGAGTTGGTTATACATTGAATGACATCGGTTTAGCCCACCTCGGTTGCTGGCAACTTGCAAAAGCATTAGAGTCTTTTCATGAAGCGCTGGCGGTTGCTGTTGAACTTGACAACAGACTAGCAAAGGCAAATGCCCTCAGCAATCTCGGCTCGACTTATAGCCGTCTGGGACAGTTTTCCCAAGCTTTGGAGTATTTTGAAGGAGCAGTTCAAATCTTCAGGCAATTGCAGGACATTCAAGGCGAAATTGCAACTCTCAATGATGTGGCATTGATTTATACCAAGTTGGGAGAACCGAAGCGAGCCTTGTTGCTACAATATCAAATTTTGGCAATGCGGCGATCGCTAGCTGACTTTTCTGGTGAAGCAACAACGCTAAATGGCATTGGCTTTGCCTACAGCACCTTAGGGCAGTTTGAAGAAGCTTTAAAATATCTAACTGAAGCATTACCAATTCAAAGAGCTGTCAAGAATTTGGTTGGTGAAGCAACCACATTGAATAATATAGCCTCTGTCTATGGTGATTTAGGACAACATCAACAAGCGCTACTGCTTTACAATCAAGTACTTTTGACACGTCAAGCATTAGGCGATCGCTCTGGTGAAGCAACAACCCTGAACAACATTGGTTTTACTTACAGTAACCTAGTGGAATACAGACAAGCACTCAAGTACTACAAACAAGCGATCGCTATTTATCAACAACTGGGTGATTGTCTGGGAGAAATTTCGACTTTACTGAATATGGGAAGCGTTTATTTGACAACCAAACGCAAAAAAATGGCGCGATCGTGCTTTCAAAATGCTCAAGACTTAGCCGAACAAATTGAATATGACCCACTTCTAGAAAAGGTACAGCTGTTCATGAATTCACTTTAGAGCATCGATTCAGTAATCAAAAACCTAACCCCCCAGCCCCCTGACCCTAATCCCCATTAAATTAGGGCGCTCGCCAAAATTTAATGGGGGCCCCGAGTTCCCTTGAAGGGAAAGGGTAGCTCAACTCCCCTCTCCTCCTAGGAGAGGGGTAGGGGGAGAGGTTCTTTCAGAATTACTGAATTGGTGTTCTAGTCAATTGTCAATAGTCCTTTGTCAGCCCACCCCGCCAACGCTCCTTTTTCACTCCCTTAAGAGCTTGCGCTTAAGGGTTATGATTTTGTCAGCATCACCTAAATGGAAGTGGTTTAGCGCAACTTTGCAGATACTTAAGTAGCGGTTGTGCATTTTCAGGTAGGCTCAGATCATCAAAAGAAACAGTGCGCTGTCCTTGACTAGTTTCGACGGTAATGTTGTAGTTAAACAAATCACGAGCATTGGGCGCGTGGCTACTTTGAGCCTCAAGAATACCGCTAAGTTCCACCAATGACTGTAACTTAGCAGCTTCATCGGGGGTAAGCGAGTCTGTATTCAGTTCGCAACCCCTTCTCAAGCCTGCGTATCCTCCTGACTGAGAAAAGTTGACTTTCATAGCTGAGTAAACCTCACTGCTTGGCAGACAAGTAAGAAAAAGAATAAAAGATATAAGGATGAAAGATAAAGATAAATTTTTCATAGTTTACACCTCATATTTCATACTTCACAATTTTTCCTTACTAGTTGCCATCCTCTTGAAGATACAGAATGTTTTCAGTCAACAGTCAATAGTCAATAGTCAATGTCAATAGTCAATAGTCAATAGTCAATAGTCAATAGTCAATAGTCAATAGTCAATAGTCAATAGTCAACAGTCAACAGTCACCAGTCACCAGTCAACAAGATAATTTTGATATAGAACAGCTTATCTATCCGTTAATTGTTGAACCAAACTTCTAACATGAGTTGCAGAATCTTGTTGTAATGCAGATGCAGCGATCGCAACAGCTTCATCTACACTTAACTGTGCGATCGCCTGCTTGATTACAGGTATACTTTGGGGATTCACACTTAATTCATCCAGCCCCAAACCTAGTAAAATTGCTGTTGCTGAGGAATCTGCTGCTAGTTCCCCACATAATCCTACCCAAATCCCTGCTGCATGGGCAGCTTTGATAGTTCGTTGTATCATGCGTAACACTGCCGGATGTAGGGCATCAGCTAAATTTGCTACTCGTGGGTTGGTGCGATCGCATGCCATGACGTATTGACTGAGGTCATTAGTACCTATACTGAAAAAGTCTGCTTCTACAGCTAACTGATCGGCTATCGCTACTGCTGCGGGTACTTCTATCATAATTCCGACTGCGATCGCTTCATCAAAGGGAATATTAGCTTGTGTCAGTTCAGCCTGGGCTTCACTGAGAATTGCCTTAGCCGCCCGTACCTCAGTCACAGTGGCAATCATCGGCAACATAATTTTAATATTATGTGTGGCACTAGCTCGCAAAATTGCCCGCAACTGAGTTTTGAACAAATCTGGATGATCCAAACAAAAACGAATTCCCCGCCAACCTAAAAACGGGTTGGCTTCTGGAACCTTTACTATATAGGGAAGCGGTTTGTCACCACCGACATCGAGAGTGCGAATAATCAAGGGGCGACCATCTAAAATTTGAGCGATCGCTTGGTATACTGTGTATTGCTCCTCCTCTGTGGGTGCGTTTGTTCGTCCGAGATACAAAAACTCGGTGCGAAGCAGTCCCACTCCTTCGGCACCATTACCCACAGCAACTTGCACATCAGATATACTACCAATGTTGGCGAAAACCCTAATTTGCCGTCCATCACGGGTAATTGCTGGCTGATGTGCCACAGCTAGGGCTTGTTGAGTTGCAGTTTGCCAAGCTTCCCGTTTTGCCTCTAGTAAATCTAGGATATCTGGCTCTGGTTCTACCCAAGCTTTACCACTCTCACCATCGAGTGCCATCAGCGTACCATCTTCCAAGTGTAGCACCTCTGTATCTACACCCAAAACTGCCGGAATGCCTAATGTCCGGGCAATAATTGCACTGTGGGAAGTCGCGCTACCATAGGTAGTACAAATTCCTAGCACCTTTGTCGGGTCTAGTCCAGCGGTATCCGAGGGAGTTAAATCTGTCGCCACTACAATGGCTGGTTCCACTAGATGCAGTTCACTATGGACATTCCCCACCAACAGGCGTAGCACCCTTTGCCCCACATCCACAACATCGTCAACTCGTTCTTGTAGGTAAGAATCCTCAAGGGTGCGGTAGGAATTCGCCACCTCATCCACCACGGCTTGCCAAGCGGCTTCAGCATTCAGATGGTGATCCAAGATACGTTGGTGAACCGCTTCTAGTAACACCGGGTCTTCTAAAAATAACAGATGGGCATCAAAGATGGCGGCTTCAGCATCGCCAATTTGAATAGAAGCTTGTGAAAACAGTGCTTGAATTTCTTGCTGGGCAGTGTGAATTGCTGCTAGTAACCGTTGCCACTCTATTTCTGGGTCATCTACGTGGTATTCCGTAGCTGTGATTGTGGGTGGTTGATAATGGACGACAGGCGCGATCGCTACTCCTGGAGAAGCGGCAATTCCTGAAAGTTCGCCGGGAGTAGCTGGGGTAACTTGATGCTGTGTAGGTACAGGAGGCAAAGCAGTATCATCTTCACCAAAGTTAGTAGCAAATAATGCTTGTAAAGCAGTCAGTGCCTCATCTGCATCAGCACCAGCCGCAGAAATCGCCAGTTCGTGTCCTTGACGCACGCCTAAAATTGCTACCTGGTTGATACTATCGCCTCGCACAAATTCTGTATTTCTATTTAAATTCTTGACCTTGATTTGGGATTGAAACCGAGATGCAGTGGCGACAAACAAAGCCGCAGGACGCGCGTGTAATCCTAGCCTGTTGGTGACAGTCACCCGAATTTCCTGAGTTGGGTATTGTGATTTGCTTTGAGATTCGCCACTGACAACTGACAACTGACCCTTCGGGTGACGCTCGTTCCTCGCTACCGCTGGCGCTAACGCAGTCACCTGCGGAGGGAAACCCTCCCGCAGTGCTGTCTCACCACTGACAACCCCCAACTGAGTCGCCTTTGCTACTAATGCGTTGCGTGCTTCTGCGATAACTTGCTGAATGTTGTTCCCAGCGGCGGCTGCAACTACAGCAGCAAGTGTACCTTCTACCAAGGGTGCTTCACATAAATATACATGTTGTCGCTGTGCTTCAGGCAGAAATTCTATAGCCATTTCTGCACTCATCAAAGCGCTACCTAGATCCATTAATACTAATACACCATCGTCGCTGAAAACAGAAGCGATCGCCTCATAAACCTGCATCGGATCTGTACCCAGCGGGTTTTCAGCATCATCAATACCTGCTGCTATAGCCAGGGGGACATTACCCTGAACCATTTGTGCTGCAAGTTGCTGCACACCGAGCGCTAGTAGTTTACTGTGAGAAACGATAACAATTCCAACCACTGCAACACCATCAACCTTGTTGAGAGTCTTGTGCTTAGCCAGTTACCCATTCCATTATTTGATCTCGCACCGCCAAAAACAGCACTTATCTTCATTGCAATTGCAACTGTCCAAAAATTTTCTGGTTTTTCTGGCTAGAGATACGAACAGAGTAACCCTTTTTTAGGGGTATGTGCGGTGTCCACTCATAAACCCCATCGCTAGCGGTGCCTTGGGAGATATTTTGGACAAGTTTCTCACCATCGTACAACTTAATTGTGACTTCGCCATCAAGATTATCTCGCCACAATATTAAATAAGGTTGATTTTTTTCAGCCAGTACTTTACCAACAGGCTGACTGACAAGGATGTGTGAGGCAATTGGCTTTTTGTTTTTTCTGCGAAATCCCAGATAATGGGGTAAGTCACGGAAAGTAGGACTTGCTTCTAGATTAGCCAGTTGAGGAACAATGATATTTCCTCTTTGAGCATTAAATAAATAAGTCGAACGACCGCCGTCAACCGTAATGATATCTCCTTTCACTCCCAATTTGCGTAATAAATCGGCTGCTTCATCCAGTGTTGCTGAGTTTACAGTCATAATCAGCAAAAGTTCATTACCTTTAATTCTATCTTTATCCAGAGTCCCGATAAGTTGGTACTTATTCGCTGGATTTTTAGCTAATACATTCGCCGGATGGTCACTATATTTATAAGTGACTATGGCATTTTTCACATTTTTTTGATTTAGAGGCGCACCAGTAACAGGATTGTAATCGGTAATGTATGCTTGCTTGTCATCCCAAACCAAAGCCTTGAGGCGAACTGTACGGTAATATTGATTTTTTGGTTGTCTCACAGGCCCATAGGGACTATTTCCACCAGTGATTACTACATCATTTAATTTAATCGGAAAAGATAACTGTGTACTGGATTGGTATTGTTCAAAAAAAGAACAGTTGATGATGGAAAAAACCTCATTTCTGTAAAGTTTTTGGTATTCTTCAGTCACTTGAGAAAACAATTTATTCTGAAAAAATGGGCTGTAATGTTTACCTTCGCCTTGATAATATTTACCTTGACCTAAACCCATATTATCAACCTCTCCAATTAGTTGGTCGATGTGCATTTTACGCAGGTCGATAATTTGTAAATAAGCTTCGTTACCATTATTTAATTGTTTTTTATATAAAGCTGCGCCGTCTATGACTTGAAGCGGCTGATAGGAAGATAAAGGGTTAGAGGCTTGAGCAATTAATAGGCTGCTTACAAGCGGTACTAAGAAAGAAAAAAAGATGATTACAGCATTCATCAATATATTTTTAAATAAATTTCAGGTAATACCAATTTTATATTAAGTAGATAAGCAGGAATAAACCAAACTATGTTACGAAACGTAAATATGGCTGAAACCCTTACAACTGACAACTGACGACCCTCCCCAGTTAACTTTATTCGCGCCGACCTACTTATAGCAGTTATAAATTGATGAACAAGATTCCCGGCTTATCAAAAAAGTCGGGAATATTAAACTTTTATTTATTGACCTAAGAGGTTGTTTTAAAAGTTTTGGGCGAATATAATTCGCTACTACACAGGCTTAGTCCGCCTACGCGGACTAACCAAAAATTAGGTCTTTTAAATAAAGTGAATCAAACGTCAGCCCCAAAGCAAACGCCATGCTTAAAAAAAGCTGAAATCAGGAAGTAATCAACTCAAATCTGGTATTTTTTTTCATTTTTATCAAAAGTTTGAAATTGTACCAAGTTTATGGTGTATGTTGGAATTAAAATAAGGATTAATTTTGAAAAAGGTGTGTAACTCATGGGATCTGAACTAATCAAGAAGAAATTGACAGTTTTTTTCCGAGGCTTAGATGTCGATAAAAACGGATTTGTAGAGCCAGAAGACTTTGATCAGATTACTGCTAATTTTGCGCGGATACGTGGTTGGGAACCTGGTTCATCTGATTATGAGAATCTGCATAATCAGGTAATCTCTGTATGGAAAAATTACTGGATTAATGCCGATATTAATCAAGACAACAAAGTTTCATTCGATGAATACCTGGAAACTTGCAATCAGCAATTTGTTGCAGATAATGATTCTTCAGCAGCAGCTTGGGAACAGCCGATGGCGGCTTTGTTTGACGTAATAGACATCAATGGTAATGAGCAAATTGCTTTAGAAGAATACAAGCAGTTGCTCACGGCATTTGGTTTTAACGCCAGTGGGTACGAAGAAATTTTTCAAAAACTCGATGTGAACGGTGACGGTTATATTTCCAAACAAGAGTATTTGCAGCTGTTAAAAGAATTCTGTAGTGAGAACCCAGAAGCCACTGGAAACTTGTTTTTTGGTTATTACTGATATATAGCTGGGGACTGGGGACTGGGGACACAACGACCACGCGGTAGTTGAGCGCAGTCGAAACTCAGTGCATCGCTGGGTGAAAAGCCTTTTTGTATCTAAGTTTTATCATCTGTTGATGTCCTAACCACCTTGGCTATTGCTATAGCAAACTGCTGAGTGCTAAGCTCGACTTTATCCAAGGTATAGCCGTACAAAAAGCCGGATAACTTTAAAGTCACCCGGCTTATTTATACCAATATTAAAACCCTCAGTCATTGAGGAGCAAAGGATTGCTATGCCCCTACTTAA
Above is a window of Nostoc sp. UHCC 0702 DNA encoding:
- the ptsP gene encoding phosphoenolpyruvate--protein phosphotransferase; its protein translation is MVGIVIVSHSKLLALGVQQLAAQMVQGNVPLAIAAGIDDAENPLGTDPMQVYEAIASVFSDDGVLVLMDLGSALMSAEMAIEFLPEAQRQHVYLCEAPLVEGTLAAVVAAAAGNNIQQVIAEARNALVAKATQLGVVSGETALREGFPPQVTALAPAVARNERHPKGQLSVVSGESQSKSQYPTQEIRVTVTNRLGLHARPAALFVATASRFQSQIKVKNLNRNTEFVRGDSINQVAILGVRQGHELAISAAGADADEALTALQALFATNFGEDDTALPPVPTQHQVTPATPGELSGIAASPGVAIAPVVHYQPPTITATEYHVDDPEIEWQRLLAAIHTAQQEIQALFSQASIQIGDAEAAIFDAHLLFLEDPVLLEAVHQRILDHHLNAEAAWQAVVDEVANSYRTLEDSYLQERVDDVVDVGQRVLRLLVGNVHSELHLVEPAIVVATDLTPSDTAGLDPTKVLGICTTYGSATSHSAIIARTLGIPAVLGVDTEVLHLEDGTLMALDGESGKAWVEPEPDILDLLEAKREAWQTATQQALAVAHQPAITRDGRQIRVFANIGSISDVQVAVGNGAEGVGLLRTEFLYLGRTNAPTEEEQYTVYQAIAQILDGRPLIIRTLDVGGDKPLPYIVKVPEANPFLGWRGIRFCLDHPDLFKTQLRAILRASATHNIKIMLPMIATVTEVRAAKAILSEAQAELTQANIPFDEAIAVGIMIEVPAAVAIADQLAVEADFFSIGTNDLSQYVMACDRTNPRVANLADALHPAVLRMIQRTIKAAHAAGIWVGLCGELAADSSATAILLGLGLDELSVNPQSIPVIKQAIAQLSVDEAVAIAASALQQDSATHVRSLVQQLTDR
- a CDS encoding EF-hand domain-containing protein translates to MGSELIKKKLTVFFRGLDVDKNGFVEPEDFDQITANFARIRGWEPGSSDYENLHNQVISVWKNYWINADINQDNKVSFDEYLETCNQQFVADNDSSAAAWEQPMAALFDVIDINGNEQIALEEYKQLLTAFGFNASGYEEIFQKLDVNGDGYISKQEYLQLLKEFCSENPEATGNLFFGYY